CCAAGGTCGGTCAGCTGTGGTGGGTGCTGGCCGGCGTCGCGGCCGCCAGCGCCGGCGGCTCCTCTTCGTCGCCGAGCGAGACCCCCGGCACCAAGTAGCGCCGCACGTAATCGGCGACCGCGTCCTCGAGCGAGGTCGCCGGCCGCGTCCAGCCCGCTTCGCGCAGCCGATCGATGGTCGCGACGGTGCGGTACTGATACTTCCCGCGCAGCACCGCCGGCATCTCGACGTAGCTGATGCGCGGCGGCAGCTCGAGCGCCGCGAAGACCGCCTGCGCGAGCGCGTTCCACGAACGGTCGCGTCCGGCGCCGACGTTGTACAGGCCGCTCGCGCTGGGCGTGAAGCCCAAGTAGGCGGTGATCGCGGCGGCGTCCTTGACGTAGAGGAAGTCGCGCGTCTGCTCGCCGTCGGCGATGCCGGGCCGGTAGCTCTGGAACAGCTCGATCGTGCCGCGCGCGCGGATCTGTTCGTACGCCTTGGCGACCACGCTGCGCATCTCGCCCTTGTGGTCCTCGTTGGGGCCGAAGACGTTGAAATATTTCAACCCGACGGCGCGCTCGAGCAGCCCCTCGCGGCGCAGCCACAGATCGAAGAGGTGCTTGGAGTACCCGTACATGTTGAGCGGCCGCAGCGCGTGCGGATCGAGATCTTCGCGCAGGTTCGTCTCGCGCGCGCCGTAGGTGGCCGCCGACGAGGCGTAGACGAAGCGCGCGCCGCGGGCGAACGCCCAGCGCGCGACCTCTTGCGAGCGGCGCACGTTGTTGGCGACCAGGTACGACGCGTCGCGCTCGGTGGTGGCCGAGCACGCACCCAGATGGAAGACGGCTTCGATCGTGCCGAACGCTTCCGGATCGGCGACGATGCGCGGGTAGAACTCCTCGGCGTCGAGGTACTCGGCGAAGCGGAGCGGGACCAGGTGCCGCCACTTCTCGCTCGTCCCGAGCCGGTCGACGACGACGAGGTTCTCGCGCCCGTCGAGGTTGAGCTGACGGACCAACGCGGAGCCGATCAAGCCGGCTCCGCCCGTGACGACGACTCGCGCGCCTGGGTTCACGCCGGCCTCACTTCGCCGAGCCGATGAGGTCCGCATCCCGAATGACGGCCGCGATCAGCGGACGCGGGGCGGGCGGTGCCGGCGCGATCGTGAACGCCGCCGCGACGCGGCGCGGATCGAGCGACGGGCCGAGCACCTCGGCCAGGACGTCGCCCGGGCGGACCGGCGTGCCGACCCGGCCGACGATGCGCAGTCCGGCGAACGGCCCGTCGGCCAGAACCGATTCGCGCGCCAACCGGCCGATCGCGACGGCGTCGATCGCGGCGACGAAGCCGGCTTCGGTCGCGAGCGCGCTGACGCGGTGCGGGTGCGGGGCGATCGTCTCGATCGCGCCGGGCACCGCGCCCTGCGCTTCGAGCAGCTCGACGAACTTCGCGTAGGCCGCGCCCGAGTGCAGCGCGTCCAGCGCGCGCGGCGTCAGCTCGCGTTCCGGGACGCCGCCGACCCGCAGCATCTCGTGGGCGATCGAGAGCACGCCGTCGGCCAGCCGCGGGTCGCGCTCGTCGCCGCGCAGGAAGTCGCGCGCCTCGACGGCTTCGATCCCGGTCCCCACCGCGGCACCCAGCGGTTCGTCCATGTCGCCGACCAGCGCGCTGGCGCGCCGCCCGAAGCGCGCCGCGAGCGCGACCAAGGTGCGGGCCAGCTCAGCCGCCTCGCCGGTGTCGCGCATGAACGCGCCGCGCCCGGTCTTGACGTCGAACACGATCGCCCCGGCGCCGCCGGCGATCTTCTTGGAGACCATCGAGGCCGCGATCAAGCCGATCGAGCGCACGGTGGCGGTGCGATCGCGCAGCGCGTAGAGTTTCTTGTCGGCCGGCGCCAGCCGGTCCGTCGCGGCCGCGATCGCGCAACCGATCCGCTCGACTTGCGTCACGAACCGCTCCGCCGAGAGATCGGTGTGCACGCCGGGGATCGCTTCGAGCTTGTCCAGGGTGCCGCCGGTGTGTCCGAGCGCGCGCCCGGACAGCTTCGCGACCGGCACGCCGCAGGCCGCGACCAACGGGACCGCGATCAGCGAGACCGTGTCGCCGACCCCGCCCGAGGAGTGCTTGTCGACGACCGCCGCCCCGTGGAACTCGAGCACGTCGCCCGACCGGACCATGGCGTCGGTCAGAGCGACGATCTCGGCGTCGGTCATCCCGTGCCAGTTGACGGCCATCGCCAGGGCGGCCATCGAGGCCTCGTCGACGCTGCCCTCGACGTAGCCGGCGATGAGCCGGTGCCAGGTGGCGTCCTGCAACGCTCCGCCGTCGCGCTTCGTTTCCAGGGCCAGCCGGACCCAATCGTCGGCCGGGATGGCCGCCTCCGCGCGATCGATCACCATGATCCGGCTCGGATTCGTCTCTCCCGGGCAGAAAGACCTCGGAGATGTTGTCCCTCGTCGTGCTCCCGCTGCTGATCGCGCTGGCCCAGCCCGCGCCCACGCCGCAGCCCGTCCCGACTGCGCCGGTCCCGAGCGTCCAGACGCCGAGCCCGGTCCCGGTCCCCTCGCCCAGCCCGGTCGCGACGCCGACGCCGACCCCGGCGCCGAGCCCGACCCCGGTGCTCTTCGGCTACGTCGTCGACCCCTCGCCGGCGCCGTCCGGCGCGCCGCAGATCGTCGAGGTCTCGCTCAACGACAAGGTGCTGCACGCCGGCGGGATGCTGCTGGTCAAGGTCACCACCAGCGCCGACGTCACCACGCTTTTTGCGCGCACGATGGGCCACCAAATCGGGATACCCTTGATCTCGCCGGGCATCTTCGCCGGTCAGACGCAGCTGCCGGACCAGATCCCGTTCTTCTTCCTCAACCGCACCTACGCGATCGACTTCGTCGGCACGACCGCCGACGGCCGCAGCACCACGGCTTCGCTGCCCGTCCGGCTCGAGCGCTAGCAAACAAAGAGACCGCGCGCCGTCGGGCACGCGGTCTACCGTTGCAATCACGCGGCGGCCGCAGCCGCTCGGACGTTACTGAACGACCTTGACGTCGATCTTGCGAGGCTGCGCCTTGGGGTGCAGGTGCAGTCCGAGCGCGAGCAGGCCGTGCTCGACCTTGGCGTCGATCGTCTCGGGATCGACCTCCTCCGGAAGGAGGATGGAGCGCTGGAACGAGCGCCGCTCGCTCTTGCCCGTCACCGTGAGGACGCGATCCTCGACCGTGACCTCGATCTGATCGGGCTTGAAGCCCGGGACCGGGATCTCGACCGTCCAGCCGTTCTCGGTCTTCTGCACGTCCACGCCCAGACCGTAGCCGGCGCCGTTCGCGCCGATGAACGCACGCACCGGGTCGAACCCGAACAACTCACTCACCAGCCCGCGGTTGTTGCCGCTCGGACGGGTTGCCAGACCAGCCATCTTCTCTGCCTTGCCTCCGACGTTTACCGCCGCCCCGACGAGGGACGGCCAAATTTATGACACCCCTATTGTACGAGCGACTGGCAATCCTGTCAATAGACTGCTAACACCGCCAGAATTGGGCCCGCGGTGGTATGATGGAGGACCCGTGCCGCCCGACGTCCTCGCCCCATCCCTGGTCCGCGCCCTTCCCGCCTCCTCGCGCCCGCTCGCCGAGCTGATCGAGCGCTTGCGCGCACCCATCGACGAGCGTGGGCACGCTTTCTCGCTGCACGAGACGACGCCGACGGCGCGGCCGTACTTGCTGGCGGCGCTGCACGGCGCGTTGGGCGGCCAGATCCTGGTCGTCGTGCCGACCTCCGACATCGCCGAGCGCACGTTCACCGACCTGACGTACTACTTCGGCGAGAAAGAGCCGGAGCGGGTCGCGCTGCTGCGTCCGCGCGACGAGACGCTGGGCGCCATCGAGTCGCCGTCCGAGCGCAGCGCGCGCATGACGCTGCTGGCCGACCTGTGCGCCCGCAAGCCGCAGGTCATCGTCGCGCCGGTCGGCGCGCTGCGCCAGTACGTCATCCCGCGCGGCGTGTTCGAAGGCGCGGCGCGCACGCTGCGCGTCGGTGCCACCGCCGATTGGGAAGAGACGCTGGCCTGGCTCTACCGGCTCGGCTACGCGCGCGTCGACGTCGTCAGCGCGGCCGGCGAGTTCGCCGTGCGCGGCGGCATCCTCGACGTCTTCCCCACCACCGCCGAGTGCCCGGTCCGGATCGAGTTCTTCGGCGACGAGATCGAGTCGATGCGACCGTTCGCGGTGCAGTCGCAGCGCTCGAGCGGCGCGCTCGACGCGGTGCACGTCACGCCCTGGCTCGAGGTGCTGCGCGACGAGACGCTGCGCGCCAACGTACTGGCGCGCGCGCAGGGCGAAGCCGGCGTCATCTCGGCGCTGCGCGCGTACGTGGGCGGCGGCGCCGACGTCCCCGAGCCGTGGCTGGCACTGGCCTACGACGAGCGCGCGACCGTGCTCGACTATCTCGACCCGCGCGCGCTGATCGTGCTCGAAGAGCCCGGTCTGCTCGAGACCGTCGAGCGCGG
The window above is part of the Candidatus Sulfotelmatobacter sp. genome. Proteins encoded here:
- a CDS encoding Hsp20/alpha crystallin family protein, whose protein sequence is MAGLATRPSGNNRGLVSELFGFDPVRAFIGANGAGYGLGVDVQKTENGWTVEIPVPGFKPDQIEVTVEDRVLTVTGKSERRSFQRSILLPEEVDPETIDAKVEHGLLALGLHLHPKAQPRKIDVKVVQ
- the rfaD gene encoding ADP-glyceromanno-heptose 6-epimerase translates to MNPGARVVVTGGAGLIGSALVRQLNLDGRENLVVVDRLGTSEKWRHLVPLRFAEYLDAEEFYPRIVADPEAFGTIEAVFHLGACSATTERDASYLVANNVRRSQEVARWAFARGARFVYASSAATYGARETNLREDLDPHALRPLNMYGYSKHLFDLWLRREGLLERAVGLKYFNVFGPNEDHKGEMRSVVAKAYEQIRARGTIELFQSYRPGIADGEQTRDFLYVKDAAAITAYLGFTPSASGLYNVGAGRDRSWNALAQAVFAALELPPRISYVEMPAVLRGKYQYRTVATIDRLREAGWTRPATSLEDAVADYVRRYLVPGVSLGDEEEPPALAAATPASTHHS
- a CDS encoding thymidine phosphorylase; translation: MIDRAEAAIPADDWVRLALETKRDGGALQDATWHRLIAGYVEGSVDEASMAALAMAVNWHGMTDAEIVALTDAMVRSGDVLEFHGAAVVDKHSSGGVGDTVSLIAVPLVAACGVPVAKLSGRALGHTGGTLDKLEAIPGVHTDLSAERFVTQVERIGCAIAAATDRLAPADKKLYALRDRTATVRSIGLIAASMVSKKIAGGAGAIVFDVKTGRGAFMRDTGEAAELARTLVALAARFGRRASALVGDMDEPLGAAVGTGIEAVEARDFLRGDERDPRLADGVLSIAHEMLRVGGVPERELTPRALDALHSGAAYAKFVELLEAQGAVPGAIETIAPHPHRVSALATEAGFVAAIDAVAIGRLARESVLADGPFAGLRIVGRVGTPVRPGDVLAEVLGPSLDPRRVAAAFTIAPAPPAPRPLIAAVIRDADLIGSAK